caGCCTGAGGGTTAGGAGACCTGGCTCTGCCATCTACTGGATGTGTGTGTCCCTGGACAGGAAACCTCTCCTGCTCTCAATTTCCTCAGTGGTGGAAAGAGAGGGTTTGAGCCACAGGGTTCTGAAGGTCCCTGCCAGCTCTTACATTCTGGAGTGCCGAGGTGAGGCAGGCACACAAAAGTGGAACACACTTTGGAACAATACGTGgttaagaaaagttaaaaatcaaactcATCTGTAGCATAGATGCGTAAGAAAACATTGCTGCTGTGTACTATTAGAAGTGAAGGAGATTAGTTTCCAGTAAAATGTATCCACTTTGACCCAAACCAAGATTATATGTATGGGCGGGTGGTGGAGTCCGGTGTCTCAGAAACGACAGCCCTCCCCATACATCTTTAACTCTCACCATCCTGCTCAGGATCATGTTGATAGATAATTGCAAGTTGTAACGGGGAGCAGAGAAACGCCCAAATAATAGTATCAGAAGTGAGGACAGGGTTGCTGTGGTTTTATGAATCATTTCATAATCTGGACTTTCAGATTACTTTCACCCTTCAACGATTTGTAGCTATGTAAAGGCATTCACTTGCATCTAAATTTTGCTCTGGGTGGGTTGTAGCAGTGAATCTAGTGGGAGggaaaggtggaggaaggaaggagctgtTGTATTTGGCGGCGGGACTCAGGTAGAGGAAACTGCTACAACCCgggaaagaagtgaaaaatacaaagaggAGACGAGTTCCCACACGCAGCCCATGTCAGTGGCCTTAAATGTGCTCGGGAAGCAAGAACCTGGGTCAGGGGTGTGACCTCGCTTTTGAAACCTGTGTCTGAGACAGCTACAGGTTTTATTAGGGACCTGGGAGACCAGTCGAGTTTTTGATCTTgaaatccttatttttattgaGGGAGAGAGCTTGGGTTCAGTCTAGATTACAAATGCTGCGCCCACGTTCGCTTTGGCCTCTTCCCCAACCTCCCGCCACCCCCCAGAAGAGCCGAGACTTCTAGGTTAAGGGTGAGCTAACCACTGCTCACCCACAGCCGAGGCACCCAGGCAGGGGGGCTCCCAGGCCCTCCGCGAaggctcccccgcccccagccccgcggTGCCATTGGTTGGGGCCACCGGCGACAGCCCAGCTGGGGGCAGAACTCCCACTGTACGCCTCCGCCCCCAGTGGCCCGCACCCGCGGCCCGGCGAGTGCCGGGAAAACACGATCGCCACCGAGGCGTAAAACGAGCCTCCAGCCACCTTGGAGATCATCTGATCCAGCCCCTCGGTTTCCCGGGCGCGGAGTGGGCGCGCCAGCCAGCGCAGCGCGGTGACCTGAACCCGAGgtcccgccgcccccgcccctccccggctccccggCCGTTTGGCTAGTTTGTTTGTCTCGTTTTTAATTTCTCCGAGGCCAGCCGGAGCAGGTTTGCTGGCAGCGGCGCACCTCCGGCAGTCACGCGACCAGCCAATCTCCGGGCGGCGCTGTCGGAGtcggcgcgcgcgcgcgcgcgcgcgggcgggGACGCGCCGGGCCACCTTAAGGCCGGGCTTGCCAGCCGCGGCGGGGCGGCTCCCGGCGCCGCAACCAATGGATCTCCTCCTCTGTTTAAATAGACTTGCGGTGTCAATCATTTTCTTCTTCGTCAGCCTCCCTTCCACCGCCATATTGGGCAACTAAAAAAAGGGGGCTCGTCTTTTCGGGgtgtttttctccccctcccctgtccccagagCCTCGCCGCTCCGCGACTCCGACGCCGCCAAGGTTTGGAGAGCCGCTCGGTTGGCGGGACCCGCGGGCTCGCAGCAGCCCGGGACCTGGACTGGCTTTgccacccccctcctctctcctctcccctcccctccccgccctcccgcTCGCCGGTACACTTGATCGGCGGCGGCTCTCGGCTGCCTGGCCGGGgcttcccctcacccctcccccagagccAGCGCGCCCCTGACGCTCGGGCAGTTACTTGTCCGTGTTTGTTTCTCTTGGCTCGGAGCGCAGTCGCAGGGCTTATAAGAGGGGTTCGGGCTGGGTCGGggcgttttgttttgttcagttttgttttcgGAGAGCGCGCGCGAGGCGGTCGTAGAGACCCGGGAGGAAGATGTCAAACGTGCGAGTGTCTAACGGGAGCCCGAGCCTGGAGCGGATGGACGCCAGACAGGCGGAGTACCCCAAGCCCTCCGCCTGCAGGAACCTCTTCGGCCCGGTCAACCACGAAGAGTTGACCCGGGACTTGGAGAAGCACTGCAGAGACATGGAAGAGGCAAGCCAGCGCAAGTGGAATTTTGATTTCCAGAATCACAAGCCCCTGGAGGGCAAATACGAGTGGCAAGAGGTGGAAAAGGGCAGCTTGCCCGAGTTCTACTACAGACCCCCGCGGCCACCCAAAGGCGCCTGCAAGGTGCCGGCGCAGGAGAGCCAGGATGTCAGCGGGAACCGCCAGGCGGTGCCTTTAATTGGGTCTCAGGCAAACACAGAGGACACACATTTGGTAGACCAAAAGACTGATACATCGGACAACCAGACGGGGTTAGCGGAGCAGTGCCCTGGGATAAGGAAGCGACCTGCTACAGATGGTAATGACCCTTCCCCAAGCAGAAaatgtctatctgtctgtctgtctgtccgggGCACCGCTTTGCCTGCTTGAGGGTCTTAACctcagctttttatttatttgtttgtttattattcatttatttatttatttatttatttacttttgtagcGTATTCTGATTTAGCTTGTGGGGAGCGAGGTGGCCTAATCTTGGGTTTTAAATGCTATCCGGCTGACTGCTtgcctgtttattatttttaagtcaggAGCCTGAGATGGTATTATCTGATAATTTCTCTAACCGAAAACATGGCAGTTCCTCCCCGCTAGCCAGCGGTGGGTCTGTGACAACGTTGGGATGTGTATCCACGGCCTCCGTCTTCGCAATGGACAGAGAGCTTTGGGGCGTAGAATACACTTTCTGTTATGTGAAAACAACCTCATTCTGTGCCCTTAAAGGCCACTGGGAATGACGGGTCCAGGATTGTGGGTGGAGGTGTGGGTTTTTCATCCCCTACCTATTGTGCCAACTTCTGTCAGCCATTGTTTTTCTAATAAAGattgtgtgttctttttaaaattccctccTGCCCTTAGATTCCTCTCCTCAAAACAAAAGAGCCaacagaacagaagaaa
The genomic region above belongs to Prionailurus bengalensis isolate Pbe53 chromosome B4, Fcat_Pben_1.1_paternal_pri, whole genome shotgun sequence and contains:
- the CDKN1B gene encoding cyclin-dependent kinase inhibitor 1B is translated as MSNVRVSNGSPSLERMDARQAEYPKPSACRNLFGPVNHEELTRDLEKHCRDMEEASQRKWNFDFQNHKPLEGKYEWQEVEKGSLPEFYYRPPRPPKGACKVPAQESQDVSGNRQAVPLIGSQANTEDTHLVDQKTDTSDNQTGLAEQCPGIRKRPATDDSSPQNKRANRTEENVSDGSPNAGSVEQTPKKPGLRRRQT